The following are from one region of the Salmo salar chromosome ssa27, Ssal_v3.1, whole genome shotgun sequence genome:
- the sgce gene encoding epsilon-sarcoglycan isoform X5 has translation MGYPDRPGWLRYIQRTSHSDGVLYGSPTAEHVGKATIIEITAYNRRTFETARHNLVINIMSTEEYPLPYQAEFFIKNMNVEEMLASEVLGDFLGAVKNVWQPERLNAINITSALDRGGRVPLPINNLKEGVYVMVGADVQFSSCLREVENPHNQLRCSQEMEPVISCDKKFRAQFDIDWCKINLVDITKVVMIHSNRPDPGTGVLPDIGEYNPPSESLKSRDFFADFLITLAVPSAVAMVLFTILGYSMCCRREGVDKRNMQTPDIQLVHHSSIQKSTKELRSMSKNREISWPLSTLPVFSQSGEVVPPIHPDNYETTSMPLMQTQTNLQNQIQIPQQQPSGDRDNYCMSTFRRLEVNGIPEERKVAEALNL, from the exons CTCTACGGATCCCCCACTGCAGAACACGTCGGCAAGGCCACCATCATAGAG ATTACTGCCTATAACAGACGCACTTTCGAAACGGCCAGGCACAACTTGGTCATAAACATCATGTCCACGGAAg agtACCCACTGCCATACCAGGCAGAGTTCTTCATAAAGAACATGAATGTGGAGGAGATGTTGGCCAGCGAGGTTCTGGGAGACTTCCTGGGCGCAGTGAAGAATGTCTGGCAGCCCGAACGCCTCAACGCCATCAACATCACCTCAGCGCTGGACAGGGGCGGCCGCGTTCCCCTGCCCATCAACAACCTGAAAGAGGG tgtgtatgtgATGGTGGGGGCTGACGTGCAGTTCTCTTCCTGCCTGAGGGAGGTGGAGAACCCCCACAACCAGCTGCGTTGCAGCCAGGAAATGGAGCCTGTCATCAGCTGTGACAAGAAGTTCAGGGCCCAGTTCGACATTGACTGGTGCAAGATCAACCTG gtgGACATCACCAAGGTGGTCATGATCCACAGTAACCGTCCGGACCCAGGTACAGGGGTTCTGCCTGACATCGGGGAGTACAACCCCCCATCAGAGTCTCTGAAGAGCAGGGACTTCTTTGCTGACTTCCTCATCACGTTGGCAGTGCCCTCGGCCGTGGCCATGGTCCTCTTCACCATCCTGGGTTATTCCATGTGCTGCCGGCGAGAAGGGGT GGATAAAAGAAACATGCAAACACCAGA TATCCAGTTAGTGCATCACAGCTCCATCCAGAAGTCGACCAAGGAGCTGCGGAGCATGTCTAAGAACAGGGAGATCTCCTGGCCCCTCTCCACCCTGCCTGTCTTCAGCCAAAGTGGGGAGGTGGTGCCCCCCATACACCCAGACAACTACGAGACAACCAGCATGCCCCTGATGCAGACACAGAC AAACCTGCAGAACCAGATTCAGATACCACAGCAACAGCCATCAG GAGATAGAGATAATTATTGTATGTCAACATTTCGGAGACTGGAG GTAAATGGTATTCCTGAGGAGAGGAAAGTGGCTGAAGCACTTAACTTGTGA